One Glycine max cultivar Williams 82 chromosome 8, Glycine_max_v4.0, whole genome shotgun sequence genomic window, TAGCGTAACTGCATTCATTCTTTGCTCAGCAAACAGTGGCCACACTATGAGTGGTACACCATTCATTATACTCTCAAGTGTGGAATTCCATCCACAGTGAGTTAAAAACCCACCAGTTGCTTTATGAGCAAGAACTTGAACTTGAGGTGCCCATGAAGGAACcaccaaaccttgttcttcttTGGTCCTCTCAATGAACCCTTCTGGTAAGAATCGTAAAGAGTCATCACTTTGAGAATTAAGGTAAGAAGAATTGGCTGACTCACTCGGTGCTCTCACAACCCACAAGAATTTCTCACCACTTAGCTCCaacccaaaagctagctcattgAGTTGGTCTTTTGAAAGTGTCCCTCCACTTCCAAAGCTAACATAAAGAACAGAATTTGGTACCTGATTCTCCAACCACCTTAAACTTTCAGACCCATTTCTTAAATTACCTAATCCTGTTTGCATAATGGGTCCAATCGGATAAACATTTGGGTAACCATTTCCTTCCTCTACCAATGCTCTTATAGGCCCTTCTTCAATGCCTTTGAAGCTGTTAACCAAGACCCCATCGGTTTCATGGAGTTGTTTGCATCGTTTAAGAAAGAACTCGTACATTTGGCCGGTTCGATCCTGAACCGGTTTTGGTAAATCCTTCCCATATATTGGAACACAGCCAGGAATTTCTATGGGTTCTGTAAGGTCTTTGAATTCAGAAGGAAATGTTTGATCCAACTTCGGTAGATAAAAACAGAAAGAGAGTGTCATGGCCGATGATGGAAAGTAAACAAATGACAACAAGTTGAGTTCCTTAGCACAAATAAGAGCATCACTTGCGAACATATCAGCAAACATGGCAACTAGCCTTGAGCTTAAACTTATGGTTTT contains:
- the LOC100775732 gene encoding hydroquinone glucosyltransferase, which encodes MILIPMEKPTHIVIVPSPGFSHLLSLIEFSKRLIHHSNGLQVTCMIPTLDSPSEPSQAILQTLPSTIHSIFLPSIHFNKETQTPIAVQVQLAVTHSLPFIREALKTISLSSRLVAMFADMFASDALICAKELNLLSFVYFPSSAMTLSFCFYLPKLDQTFPSEFKDLTEPIEIPGCVPIYGKDLPKPVQDRTGQMYEFFLKRCKQLHETDGVLVNSFKGIEEGPIRALVEEGNGYPNVYPIGPIMQTGLGNLRNGSESLRWLENQVPNSVLYVSFGSGGTLSKDQLNELAFGLELSGEKFLWVVRAPSESANSSYLNSQSDDSLRFLPEGFIERTKEEQGLVVPSWAPQVQVLAHKATGGFLTHCGWNSTLESIMNGVPLIVWPLFAEQRMNAVTLTDDLKVALRPKANENGLVGREEVAKVVRKLIKGEEGREIGGRMQKLKNAAAEALEEEGSSTKTLIQFADNLIGN